The proteins below are encoded in one region of Thioalkalivibrio sp. K90mix:
- a CDS encoding phenylpyruvate tautomerase MIF-related protein, with product MPLLRVETNAALPDDPAGLCQRLSAQVADWLGKPEGYVMVACTHNPAMCFAGSTDPLAYCELKSIGLPEGLTRELSRKLCDALQAELGLDPARVYIEFADAPRHFWGTNSTTF from the coding sequence ATGCCGCTTCTGCGAGTCGAGACCAACGCCGCCCTGCCCGACGATCCCGCGGGGCTGTGCCAACGCCTGTCCGCGCAGGTGGCCGACTGGCTGGGCAAGCCCGAGGGGTACGTGATGGTCGCCTGCACGCACAACCCGGCGATGTGCTTCGCCGGCAGCACCGACCCGCTCGCCTACTGCGAGCTGAAGAGCATCGGCCTGCCCGAGGGGCTGACCCGCGAGCTGTCACGCAAGCTCTGCGACGCCCTGCAGGCCGAACTGGGTCTGGACCCGGCCCGGGTCTATATCGAATTCGCCGACGCCCCGCGCCACTTCTGGGGCACCAACAGCACGACGTTCTGA
- a CDS encoding efflux RND transporter periplasmic adaptor subunit — MTLKWMRPALWGLLLLPFSAQADFPFETATAERQTLAQERILDGRVEAVQRSTISAQTSGRIREIYVDVDDFVEADELLLRVSDSEQQARVSQAEGDLAEARARFNEARSEFNRIQDVFDRGVVSRSEFERAEAELQSARARLRSAEGRVEEAREQLGYTEVFAPYSGIVTERHVEVGESVSPGSPLLSGISLDRLRVEVDVPQRLIHAVRERREAEVLLNDDRRLAAESLTIFPYADPASSTFRIRVNLPEQEDLGLFPGMFVKTAFFLNEVERLTVPREAVVYRSEVTAVYVIDDEDRVRFRQVRVGRTYDGYIEILGGLGEGERVALDPVHAAIYLKEHQQVGADE, encoded by the coding sequence ATGACACTCAAGTGGATGCGCCCGGCCCTCTGGGGTCTGTTGCTGTTGCCGTTCTCTGCCCAGGCGGACTTCCCGTTCGAGACCGCGACTGCGGAACGCCAGACCCTCGCTCAGGAACGCATCCTGGATGGCCGGGTCGAGGCTGTGCAGCGTTCCACGATCTCGGCGCAGACCTCCGGGCGTATCCGCGAGATCTATGTCGATGTCGATGATTTCGTCGAGGCCGACGAGCTGCTGCTGCGGGTCAGCGACTCCGAGCAGCAGGCGCGGGTGAGTCAGGCCGAAGGGGATCTGGCCGAGGCGCGCGCCCGCTTCAACGAGGCCCGCTCGGAGTTCAACCGCATCCAGGATGTCTTCGACCGGGGCGTCGTCTCGCGCTCGGAGTTCGAACGGGCCGAGGCCGAGCTGCAGTCAGCCCGGGCGCGTCTGCGCTCCGCCGAGGGGCGGGTCGAGGAGGCCCGCGAGCAGCTCGGCTATACCGAGGTGTTTGCCCCGTACTCCGGGATTGTCACTGAACGCCATGTCGAGGTGGGTGAATCGGTCAGCCCGGGCTCGCCCCTGCTGTCCGGTATCAGCCTGGATCGGCTGCGAGTGGAGGTGGACGTGCCGCAGCGGCTGATCCATGCGGTGCGCGAGCGCCGCGAGGCCGAGGTGCTGCTGAATGACGACCGGCGCCTCGCGGCCGAGAGCCTGACTATTTTCCCCTATGCCGATCCGGCCAGCTCGACCTTCCGTATCCGCGTGAACCTGCCGGAGCAGGAGGATCTGGGCCTGTTTCCCGGCATGTTCGTGAAAACCGCGTTCTTCCTGAACGAGGTCGAACGCCTGACCGTGCCGCGCGAGGCCGTCGTGTATCGCAGCGAGGTCACCGCGGTCTACGTGATCGATGACGAGGACCGCGTGCGCTTTCGTCAGGTCCGTGTGGGGCGCACATACGACGGCTACATCGAGATCCTCGGTGGCCTGGGCGAGGGCGAGCGCGTGGCGCTGGACCCGGTACACGCAGCGATCTACCTGAAGGAACACCAGCAGGTGGGCGCCGATGAGTGA
- a CDS encoding efflux RND transporter permease subunit — protein sequence MSEASTEAASGRMGISGRIAQAFLTTQITPLLALLGLLLGLFAILVTPREEEPQINVTMADVFIPFPGASAQEVAQLVATPAEQVLSEIEGIDDIYSTSRPNMAQITIQFEVGEDRTAALVRLYNQVFSNQDWLPPGLGVGEPIIKPMGIDDVPIVNVTLWTEDENRGGHDLLRVAHALESELKRVPGTRDIYTVGGPDHVVHVRFKPETLAAYNLSVDDLRDSLQASNFSRDAGRLYEDDQEILVQAGDFITEPEAFAGLVVGMHDGRPIYLEDVAEVVQGPAYATEHVRFAHGAAAGDRARVGESHPAVTVAIAKQPGTNAPDIADALIERLEQLRGTYIPDGIETTITRNYGATADDKANTLIQKLILATASVVILVWIALGWREAFIVGVAVVITLAITLFASWAYGFTLNRVSLFALIFSIGILVDDAIVVVENIHRHMVQGRKKLLEAIPYAVDEVGGPTILATFTVIAALLPMAFVTGLMGPYMSPIPINASMGMIISLAVAYVVTPWLTYKVLRRQAEQHAHVAPTGGGGHGAEGESASAGLMKIFNTLLRPFLGTSGRKKGNRLALWVGTLLLILGSVSLAYFQLVVMKMLPFDDKSEFQVVLDMPEGTSLERTSMVLSEMADYLKTVPEVDNVQTYAGTAAPINFNGLVRQYYLREGSHVGDIQVNLTHASDRSRKSHDIALGVREAINAIADRHEAAVKVVEVPPGPPVMSPIVAEIYGPDYNGQIEVARQVRERFESTEGITDIDDSVEYPGPKKILQVDRERAARLGVSQQAVVQAIETALSGEDVTYLFGANVKYAVPVRLEFDQAEKGSLDPVLGLKVRSRDGTLVPLSEVVNVVDSSLEHSIHHKNLLPVVYVMGDLAGGLDSPLYGMFDMFFGLRDQPVAYGEPLEQLFISQPDNPYNFSLKWDGEWQVTYETFRDMGIAYSVGLILIYLLVVAQFRSYMVPLIIMAPIPLTVIGVMPGHAFMDAFFMDAKFTATSMIGMIALAGIIVRNSILLVDFINDEIRRGVDVIEAVVHAGAVRAKPIILTGLAAMVGAGFILDDPIFSGLAISLIFGVFVSTLLTLVIIPVLYYLYVRNRVELIRAQAA from the coding sequence ATGAGTGAAGCGAGCACGGAGGCGGCATCCGGCCGCATGGGGATCTCCGGGCGCATCGCCCAGGCCTTTCTGACGACCCAGATCACACCGCTGCTGGCCCTTCTGGGGCTGCTGCTGGGGCTGTTCGCGATCCTCGTGACCCCGCGCGAGGAAGAGCCACAGATCAACGTGACGATGGCCGACGTGTTCATCCCGTTCCCCGGGGCGAGCGCACAGGAGGTGGCGCAGCTGGTGGCGACGCCCGCCGAGCAGGTGCTCTCGGAGATCGAGGGCATCGACGACATCTATTCCACGTCGCGCCCCAACATGGCGCAGATCACGATCCAGTTCGAAGTCGGCGAGGATCGCACGGCGGCGCTGGTACGCCTGTACAACCAGGTGTTCTCCAATCAGGACTGGCTGCCGCCGGGGCTGGGGGTGGGCGAGCCGATCATCAAGCCGATGGGCATCGATGATGTCCCGATCGTCAACGTCACCCTGTGGACCGAGGACGAGAATCGCGGCGGGCACGACCTCCTGCGGGTAGCGCATGCGCTGGAGTCCGAGCTCAAGCGCGTGCCCGGCACACGGGACATCTATACCGTCGGCGGCCCGGATCATGTGGTCCACGTGCGCTTCAAGCCGGAGACCCTGGCGGCCTACAATCTGTCGGTGGACGATCTGCGCGACAGCCTCCAGGCGTCCAATTTCTCGCGCGATGCCGGACGCCTGTACGAGGACGATCAGGAGATCCTGGTCCAGGCCGGCGACTTCATCACCGAGCCCGAGGCGTTCGCCGGGCTGGTGGTCGGGATGCACGACGGGCGACCGATCTATCTGGAGGACGTCGCCGAGGTTGTTCAGGGGCCGGCCTATGCGACCGAACATGTGCGCTTCGCGCATGGCGCGGCGGCCGGGGATCGCGCGCGCGTCGGTGAGAGTCATCCCGCGGTCACGGTCGCGATTGCCAAGCAGCCGGGCACCAATGCCCCGGATATCGCCGATGCCCTGATCGAGCGGCTGGAGCAGTTGCGCGGGACCTATATCCCGGACGGCATCGAGACCACCATCACCCGCAACTACGGCGCGACCGCCGACGACAAGGCCAACACCCTGATCCAGAAGCTCATTCTGGCGACCGCCTCGGTGGTCATTCTGGTCTGGATCGCACTCGGCTGGCGCGAGGCCTTCATCGTCGGCGTGGCCGTGGTGATTACCCTGGCGATTACGCTGTTCGCCTCCTGGGCCTACGGCTTTACGCTCAACCGGGTGTCGCTGTTTGCGCTGATCTTCTCCATCGGGATTCTGGTGGATGATGCGATCGTGGTGGTGGAGAACATCCACCGGCACATGGTCCAGGGCCGCAAGAAGCTGCTCGAGGCGATTCCCTATGCCGTGGACGAGGTCGGCGGACCGACGATCCTTGCGACGTTCACCGTGATCGCGGCGCTGTTGCCGATGGCCTTCGTCACCGGCCTGATGGGGCCGTACATGAGCCCGATCCCCATCAACGCCTCGATGGGGATGATCATCTCGCTGGCCGTGGCCTACGTGGTTACGCCCTGGCTGACCTACAAGGTCCTGCGCCGGCAGGCCGAACAGCACGCGCACGTCGCCCCGACGGGCGGTGGTGGCCACGGTGCAGAGGGCGAGAGCGCCTCGGCCGGGCTGATGAAGATCTTCAACACCCTGCTACGGCCGTTTCTCGGCACCTCCGGGCGCAAGAAGGGCAATCGCCTGGCCCTGTGGGTCGGCACCCTGCTGCTGATCCTCGGCTCGGTGTCGCTGGCCTACTTCCAGCTGGTGGTCATGAAGATGCTGCCGTTCGACGACAAGTCGGAGTTCCAGGTGGTGCTGGACATGCCCGAGGGCACCAGCCTGGAACGCACCTCGATGGTGCTGTCCGAGATGGCGGATTACCTGAAGACCGTGCCCGAGGTCGACAACGTGCAGACCTACGCGGGGACGGCCGCGCCGATCAACTTCAACGGTCTGGTGCGGCAGTACTACCTGCGCGAGGGCAGCCATGTCGGTGATATCCAGGTCAACCTGACCCACGCCTCCGACCGTTCGCGCAAGAGCCATGACATCGCCCTGGGCGTGCGCGAGGCGATCAACGCGATCGCCGATCGCCACGAGGCCGCGGTGAAGGTGGTCGAGGTCCCGCCGGGGCCGCCGGTGATGTCGCCGATCGTGGCCGAGATCTACGGCCCGGACTATAACGGCCAGATCGAGGTCGCAAGGCAGGTGCGCGAGCGGTTCGAGAGCACCGAGGGCATCACCGATATCGATGACTCGGTGGAATATCCGGGGCCGAAGAAGATCCTGCAGGTCGACCGCGAGCGGGCTGCGCGCCTGGGTGTCTCGCAGCAGGCGGTGGTGCAGGCGATCGAGACCGCGCTGTCCGGCGAGGACGTGACCTATCTCTTTGGCGCCAACGTGAAGTATGCGGTCCCCGTGCGTCTCGAGTTCGACCAGGCCGAGAAGGGCAGCCTGGATCCGGTGCTGGGGCTCAAGGTGCGCTCGCGTGACGGCACGCTGGTGCCGCTGTCCGAGGTCGTCAACGTAGTGGACTCGAGCCTCGAGCACTCGATCCATCACAAGAACCTGCTGCCGGTGGTCTACGTGATGGGCGACCTGGCCGGCGGGCTGGACAGCCCGCTGTACGGCATGTTCGACATGTTCTTCGGCCTGCGCGACCAGCCGGTGGCCTACGGCGAGCCCCTGGAGCAGCTGTTCATCAGCCAGCCGGACAACCCGTACAACTTCTCCCTGAAGTGGGACGGCGAGTGGCAGGTGACCTACGAGACCTTCCGCGACATGGGTATTGCCTACTCGGTGGGCCTGATCCTGATCTACCTGCTGGTGGTTGCGCAGTTCCGCTCGTACATGGTGCCGCTCATCATCATGGCCCCGATCCCGCTGACCGTGATCGGGGTGATGCCGGGACATGCATTCATGGATGCGTTCTTTATGGACGCCAAGTTCACCGCGACCTCGATGATCGGGATGATCGCGCTGGCCGGGATCATCGTGCGCAACTCGATCCTGCTGGTGGACTTCATCAACGACGAGATCCGCCGCGGCGTGGACGTGATCGAGGCGGTGGTGCATGCCGGGGCCGTGCGCGCCAAGCCGATCATCCTGACCGGACTGGCGGCGATGGTCGGCGCCGGGTTCATCCTGGATGACCCGATCTTCTCGGGCCTGGCGATCTCGCTGATCTTTGGCGTGTTCGTCTCCACCCTGCTGACGCTGGTGATCATCCCGGTGCTGTACTACCTGTACGTGCGCAACCGGGTCGAGCTGATCCGCGCCCAAGCGGCGTAA
- a CDS encoding nucleoside recognition domain-containing protein, which yields MNLIFLALIVIAVATAAIREIQSTDPDEQPMQALSEGAIDAAGSAVELALGLVGVMALFLGLMKIAEAGGLLTVLARLLRPLMVRLFPSVPPEHPAMGAMILNFSANILGLGNAATPFGIRAMQELDKLNPHPGTATNAMALFLAINTSSITLLPTGVIALRASLGSEAPAAILPTTLFATLFATIAGITSALILQRYFRSPPPTRAPDADSPSTDETSEREGTMREDGQEGAPEPSAQRRTQDDRPSEQQPMNIEVPSEGYPAWVSVLVLLGVLAIIPLTIVYGQAIAPWIIPGLVVGFLSYGVIRGVPVYEVFVEGAKEGFNVALRIIPYLVAILVAVGMLRESGALGMFVGLVGPLTTPFGLPAEALPMALLRPLSGSGAYGIMAGIMQDPATGPDTHVGILVSTLQGSTETTFYVLAVYFGAIGVKRVRHTLAAALSADAVAVIAAVTIVAILYL from the coding sequence ATGAATCTGATCTTTCTCGCGCTGATCGTGATCGCCGTGGCCACCGCCGCGATCCGCGAGATCCAGTCCACCGACCCCGACGAACAGCCGATGCAGGCTTTGTCCGAGGGCGCGATCGACGCGGCCGGCTCGGCGGTGGAGCTGGCGCTGGGGCTGGTCGGGGTGATGGCGCTGTTCCTCGGCCTGATGAAGATCGCCGAGGCCGGCGGCCTGCTGACCGTGCTGGCACGGCTGCTGCGCCCGCTGATGGTGCGTCTGTTCCCGTCGGTCCCGCCGGAGCACCCGGCGATGGGCGCGATGATCCTGAACTTCTCCGCCAACATCCTCGGGCTGGGCAATGCCGCGACCCCGTTCGGCATCCGCGCGATGCAGGAGCTGGACAAGCTGAACCCCCATCCGGGCACTGCGACCAACGCGATGGCGCTGTTCCTGGCGATCAACACCTCCAGCATCACATTGCTGCCGACCGGGGTGATCGCCCTGCGTGCCTCGCTCGGCTCCGAGGCGCCGGCCGCGATCCTTCCGACCACCCTGTTCGCGACCCTGTTCGCGACCATCGCCGGCATCACCAGTGCGCTGATCCTGCAGCGCTATTTCCGCAGCCCGCCACCCACCCGCGCGCCCGACGCCGACTCGCCGTCCACCGATGAGACCAGCGAACGGGAGGGAACGATGCGCGAGGACGGCCAGGAGGGAGCCCCCGAGCCCTCGGCCCAGCGCCGCACGCAGGATGACCGTCCGAGCGAGCAGCAGCCGATGAACATCGAAGTCCCCAGCGAGGGCTACCCGGCCTGGGTCTCGGTCCTGGTCCTGCTGGGGGTGCTCGCGATCATCCCGCTGACGATCGTGTACGGCCAGGCGATTGCCCCCTGGATTATTCCCGGGCTGGTGGTCGGCTTCCTGTCCTACGGCGTGATCCGCGGCGTGCCGGTCTACGAGGTGTTCGTCGAGGGGGCGAAGGAGGGTTTCAACGTCGCCCTGCGCATCATTCCCTATCTGGTCGCGATCCTGGTCGCGGTGGGGATGCTGCGCGAGAGCGGCGCGCTGGGGATGTTTGTCGGCCTGGTCGGGCCGCTGACCACGCCTTTCGGCCTGCCGGCCGAGGCCCTGCCGATGGCCCTGCTGCGACCCCTGTCCGGCTCCGGCGCCTACGGCATCATGGCCGGGATCATGCAGGACCCGGCCACCGGCCCGGACACCCATGTGGGCATCCTGGTGTCGACCCTGCAGGGCTCGACCGAGACCACCTTCTACGTGCTCGCCGTCTACTTCGGCGCGATCGGCGTCAAGCGCGTGCGCCACACCCTGGCCGCCGCGCTGAGCGCCGACGCCGTCGCGGTGATCGCAGCCGTGACCATCGTGGCCATCCTGTACCTGTAA
- a CDS encoding SDR family NAD(P)-dependent oxidoreductase — protein sequence MSESQPRAVLITGCSSGIGLHAARALRARGYRVFATARRGEDVSRLKNEGFEALQLDLDDSASIHSAVNEILHRTDGHLYGLFNNGAYGQPGAVEDLNRATLRAQLETNVLGWLELTNAVLPAMRRAGEGRIIQNSSVLGFAALRLRGAYVTSKFAIEGLSDTLRQELHGTGIHVALVEPGPIRSAFRANALKAFRRHIHREHSPWAETYRAAEARMANAEADAPFTLGPEAVTRCVVHALEARRPRVRYRITFPTKLFAFLGWLLPARAMDAVLRGVSRGENRG from the coding sequence GTGAGCGAGTCCCAGCCCCGTGCCGTACTGATTACCGGCTGCTCCAGCGGCATCGGGCTGCACGCCGCGCGCGCGCTGCGCGCGCGCGGCTATCGCGTCTTCGCCACCGCCCGCCGCGGCGAGGATGTCTCGCGCCTGAAGAACGAGGGCTTCGAGGCCCTGCAGCTGGACCTGGACGACTCCGCCAGCATTCATAGCGCGGTCAACGAGATCCTGCATCGTACCGATGGCCACCTGTACGGCCTGTTCAACAACGGGGCCTACGGCCAGCCCGGCGCGGTCGAGGACCTGAACCGGGCCACCCTGCGCGCACAGCTGGAGACCAACGTGCTGGGCTGGCTGGAACTGACCAACGCCGTGCTGCCGGCGATGCGCCGCGCCGGCGAGGGCCGCATCATCCAGAACTCGTCGGTGCTCGGCTTCGCCGCGCTGCGCCTGCGCGGAGCCTACGTGACCTCCAAGTTCGCGATCGAGGGCCTGAGCGACACCCTGCGCCAGGAGCTGCACGGTACCGGCATCCATGTGGCGCTCGTCGAGCCCGGCCCGATCCGCAGCGCCTTCCGCGCCAACGCCCTGAAGGCCTTCCGCCGTCACATCCACCGCGAACACAGCCCCTGGGCCGAGACCTACCGCGCCGCCGAGGCCCGCATGGCCAACGCCGAGGCCGACGCGCCATTCACCCTCGGGCCGGAGGCGGTCACCCGCTGCGTGGTGCATGCCCTGGAGGCCCGCCGCCCGCGCGTGCGCTACCGCATCACCTTCCCGACCAAACTGTTCGCCTTCCTCGGGTGGCTGCTCCCGGCTCGGGCGATGGATGCCGTGCTGCGCGGTGTATCACGCGGGGAGAACCGCGGATGA